Proteins from a single region of Bos javanicus breed banteng chromosome 7, ARS-OSU_banteng_1.0, whole genome shotgun sequence:
- the LOC133252119 gene encoding olfactory receptor 2T6: MNGNNKTFSSDFTLAGLFTNNKASGFLFSIICAIFFMAIIVNGVMIFLIYIDPHLHTPMYFLLSHLSFIDIMYISTIVPKMLADYLEGERTISFIACTAQYFLYMGFVGAEFFLLGLMAYDRYVAICNPLRYPVLMSHRVCWMILASSWFGGALDSFLLTPITMTLPFCASHKINHFFCEAPTMLRLACGDKAAYEMVMYICCVMMLLIPFSVVIASYAGVLITVHQMKSAEGKKKAFATCSSHMMVVILFYGAALYTYMLPQSYHTPTKDKVFSVFYTIITPLLNPLIYSLRNRDVAEAFKRVLARCLGTHFMTRGEF; the protein is encoded by the coding sequence ATGAATGGAAATAATAAGACCTTTTCCAGTGACTTCACCCTTGCAGGGCTCTTCACTAACAACAAAGCCTCTGGCTTCCTTTTCAGCATCATTTGTGCCATCTTCTTCATGGCCATAATAGTTAATGGGGTCATGATCTTCCTGATCTACATAGACCCTCACCTCCATACCCCCATGTACTTCCTGCTCAGCCACCTCTCCTTCATTGATATTATGTACATCTCCACCATTGTGCCCAAGATGCTGGCCGATTACCTTGAGGGTGAGAGAACCATATCCTTTATTGCCTGTACAGCCCAATACTTTCTCTATATGGGCTTTGTAGGGGCCGAATTTTTCCTCCTGGGACTCATGGCATAtgaccgctacgtggccatctgcaACCCTCTCCGCTATCCTGTCCTCATGAGCCATCGGGTCTGTTGGATGATCTTGGCCAGCTCTTGGTTTGGTGGTGCTTTGGATAGCTTCCTCCTCACCCCTATAACAATGACTCTACCATTCTGTGCTTCACACAAGAtcaaccacttcttctgtgaGGCACCCACCATGCTGAGGCTGGCCTGTGGTGACAAAGCTGCCTATGAAATGGTGATGTATATTTGCTGTGTCATGATGCTGCTGATCCCCTTCTCTGTAGTGATTGCTTCCTACGCTGGAGTGCTCATCACAGTGCACCAGATGAAGTCAGCAGAAGGGAAGAAGAAGGCTTTTGCCACCTGCTCCTCACACATGATGGTGGTGATCTTATTCTATGGGGCTGCCCTGTACACATATATGCTTCCCCAATCATACCACACTCCAACTAAAGACAAGGTCTTTTCTGTCTTTTACACTATCATCACCCCCTTGTTAAACCCTCTCATTTACAGTTTGAGAAACAGGGATGTGGCTGAGGCCTTTAAGAGGGTTTTGGCAAGATGTCTAGGGACCCATTTTATGACAAGGGGAGAATTCTGA